Within the Bradyrhizobium cosmicum genome, the region TCATGTTGCGGCCGGCTGTGGCGGCCACGAACTGGGCCAGAGCGGGAATCAGCGGCTTGGACATGGGGGAGGCGGGCTCGGTCGTGAATCCGGCGGTCCCGGTCGGGACCTCGATGCCAAAGTGCCCGCCCGGGCAGGGGTCGTCAACGACGGGTGCTGGCCGCCTGCAATGTCGTTGAACGGGGGCGCGGCTCCGGTGCTTCGGCGGGCCGGGCCGCCATGCCGGCGGACCGCGATTTCGAGATCTCCGACGAAAGGTCAGGCACTCTGAGCCGTCTTCACCACCACGACCTTGCTGTCGTCATGCTGGGGCGGGGCTGTATCCTGGGCGACCTTGTCGGCCTCGCCGGCATGGCGCTTGAGGTAGTCGCGGCGCATGCCGATCTCGTCGCGGACGAATTCGTAGCCGAGCTTGAAGGTGTCGAGCCCGTCGGTGCTGATCGTGCCGTCCCTGAGGCCGATGACGGCACCGCGCAAGATGCCCTCGAGCTCGTCCTGGAGACATTCGAGCTGATCGAGCGAATGGGCGTGCTCGATCCGTTCGCCAATGTCGAGGATGGCGGTGGAGAGCTCGCTGGCCTTCTCCGGCGCGATCCGGGTGATCTTGGCGTAGATCGCGGCGAAGATCGAGCCGATGACGCTGAGCGCGGCGGCGCCCAGATACATCAGGTCGCTGTACTTATCCATGAACGACTTGGTGTCGTCGTTGATGTAGTCGGCGGCCCCCTGATGAGCCATCACGAAAGCGTCCTTCTCGACGGAGGCCGGCTCGATCCTGCTGGCAAAGCCGTTGTCGAGGCGGAGCGCGGACTTGTTCTCGTAGATGGTGCGTGCGAGGTCGCCCGCTGCACTCGCGGACATCCTGGATTGCGCAACCAGCAGCCATTCCAGCCCGATCGTGTCGAGGTCGTCGTCGGGGATCTCGGGGGAGGCCGATAGCGTGCCGGCTGTCAGCGTCTCGTTCGAGAGGCCGGGGAATTTGCGCGCCAGTGCCTTGGCTTCGTCGATGGCGTTCAGCGTGAAGCCGCCGCGTTTGGCGACCTGCTCATAGGCCTTGTCGCGCACCGCCCTCGAGGCATGGACGATGGCGATCACCGCGCCAAAGCCGCTCGACGGTGCAAACAGCTTGTCGAGCGTTGCGCCCTGCGGCGCCATCTGGATCCTGGCGGTATCAGGACCGTCGGGGATGTCGAGGATGCTGCGCACGAAGGCGAGCGAGGATTCGCTCTCGGCGACGACCGCGACCTTCTTCTTCTTCAGCTCGGCAAGTGACTTGATCTTCTTGTTGCCGGGACCCAGCAGGAGCACGAGATCGTGCTCGAGTATCGCGAGCGTACGCGCCCGCAGCGGCACCTTGGCGTCGGTGCGCAGCACGGCGAGGTCGGCTTGCTTGCGGTCGAACTGTGCGAGCGCCTTGGCGTTATCGCCGTTGTTGACGATCTTGATCCGGACGCGCGAGGCGTTGTTCTTCAGGACGGCGGCGAGCTTGGCGGCGAACAGCGCCTCGTCGCTGTTGGGGGCGCCGACGGCAAAGGTCAGCGTCTCCGAATTGTGCAGCAAGGCGCGTCCGCCCCAGACGGTGGCGAGCGACAGAAGCAGGGTCAGAACGACGTAGAGAAACACCTGCTGCTGATTGGTCTTGATCACAGTGGGGCGCCGCGGCGGCGGCGGCTCTGTTGGTGACGTCGTGGGGCCTTCAGCACTCATGGCAGCACTCTGGCCTTGTATCTGGATGGCGGTGGCTCGCGGGATGCGATCGCGGCGGGCGCCCTGTAATTCCTAAATGCCTGAAAAAAGAACGTTATTCTCTATCTTCAATGATAGCGCGCCGATGCCGGAAAGCAAATTTCGAGCCGAAGGTAACCTTACTCAACTCAGGCGCGGCGATTGGTCATCCTATCACCAGTTAGCCACAGTTGGCGATTTTCCGGTTCCCCCGGCTGCATTCCGCCGCGGGAGATGTCATAAATCAGGGGTCCCGGCCATTTGACCGGTCCAAGAAGAAGTTGCGCTGAACGCTCCAATTTTTCTTGTCACCTCAATGAGGCGTCAGCTTGTCGTTTCCACCCATGTCATCGGCGGTTCCGGTCGAAGCGCTCATTGGCTGGATGTTGTTGCTCACCTTCAAGCACATCATCGCCGATTTCGTCCTGCAAACTGCGTGGATGGCGCATGGCAAGGATCAGAAGCACGGCTGGGCCCTGCCGCTGCTCGTGCACTGCCTGATTCACCTCGCGGTTGCGCTGCCCCTGATCCTGATCGTGGCGCCCAAATTCTGGTTCGTGGCGTTGATCGACTTCGTGATCCACATGACGATCGACCGCGCCAAGGGACTCGTCTCGGCCAATTTCGGCGTCGACCTGCAGCATCCCTGGTTCTGGACCCTGATCGGCGTCGACCAGGCGCTGCATCATTTGACCGGCTTCGGCCTCTCCATCTTCATGGCGGCGAACTGAGAGCGGTCGTCCTGTGGTCTCCGTTTGGAGGAAGCCCTCGCACCATGAAAGGTCGTCAGGCCCGGGCTTGTCCCGGGCATCCGCGTTCGTCGTGCGGCCTGGCGCTCCGTGGATGGCCGGGACAAGCCCGGCCATAACGCCTGGAGCGCATAGCGCCTCTGTTCGGTGCCCCACTGATTCGCGGCCGGCGCGCAAGCACCCCGGGTGACTACCGGCGGGGTTGGTTAACCTTTCATTAGAGAATTGCGCTGCATCTTCGGCGTCGAGGGAGAACTGCAATGTTTTCAAGCCGCGACGCCTTTGAAAGCGATTTCTGCCCGGTTCAGGACGAACTCCTTGGCGAGATGTATCGCGCCAGCGAGAGTGGCCTGCCGAGGCTGGTTGAGAGTGTTTCCCCAGACGCACGCGCGAAGCTGGCGCTGTTCTGCTACCGCCGCAGCCATCTGCATTCGCTGGCTGTTGCGATCGCAGGCAGCTGCAACGAGCGTGACCTGATCGAGAACGGCGGCCGTGTCGGCTCGACGCTCTACGCGCTGTCACGCGAAAGCTCGGCCAAGGCATCGCCGTCGCTGTCAGGCGGCCGCAAGCCGATCACGCTGTCGACCAAGCCGCTCTCGGTGCTCGCACCGCTCGATGACGAGCTCGACGACGAGATCGGCGAAGCCGTTCCCGCCTAAACGGCCTCGATTATCGGCAGCCCGAACTTCCGCCGCGCCATCGCGCATTCGGCATCGCCCGGCATGCAGGTGCGGCACACCTCCGGCCGCACTTCATAAATGCCGCAGGCCGTCTGCTTTCCGATCTCTCCCTTGAGCGCCGAACAGCGATCGCCCTCGCAGCGCATGCCGGATTGGCGTGCGTTGACGAGCGCTTCCGGGATTGCCGCAAGTTCCTCGTCACTCTCGATCGAGAAGCGCGGCCAGTTCTCCGAATAACCACAGCAGGCGCCGCAATTCTGGCAGCAGGTCGACAGGTCGATGGGGGAGGTCTCTTCCATCGTCGTCACGTGTCCTTTGGCGGGCCCCAGACCAGGCTCTGCCGCCATCTTGCGCGCAGCACGTCGCGCCTTTCCGGATATTTGTCGTCGAGATAGGTGGCGTCCACCACGCGGTCGGTGCGGAAGCTGCGGAAGTCGCTGCGCAGTTCGCACCAGGCCGCGAGCAGGCGCACGGCTTCGAGATAGCCGACCGAGATCGGCCAGATCATGCGCTCGCTGGGGCGGCCCTGCTCGTCGCGATAGCGCAGCATGATCTTCTTGCCTTCGTGGATCTGGGCGCGGGTGCGCGCCATGTCCAGGCGATCGGGCTCCCTGTTCCAGCTCGGCCGCGCGCGACTCGCGGGCTCCAGCACGAAGGGGCGCAGGCGTTCGGGCACGGTGTCGGCAATCTTGGCCATCAGATCTTCGGCCGCGCGCGCCAGCGTGGAATCGGCATGGCCCGCAACCCATTGCGCGCCCAGCACCGCCGCCTCGATCTCGTCGGGTGTCAGCATCAAGGGCGGCAGGTCGAATCCCTTCTCCAGGATGTAGCCCATGCCGGCTTCGCCGCGGATCGGCACGCGCTGGCCCATCAAGGTCGCGATGTCGCGATAGATGGTGCGCTTCGAGGTTTCGAGCTCGGCCGCGATCGCGTCCGCGGTCAGCGGCTTACGCGTGCGCCTCAGCACCTGGATGATCTGAAACAGCCGGTCGGCGCGTCTCATGACGATTCTCTCATCGGGGGCGGATCAGACGACGGCGCGTGGATGCTGACAGGATGTTGGCAGCAGCGGAGTTCTATACCGGGACAACACATCGACTGAAGAGGATTTGTCCATGATCATTCCAACCCATTTCGGCTCGGCGGCGCCGCTGTGGCGGGCACAGCTGTGGCCTGCCCGGGCGCTCGGCCGCCTCGTTTCGCTCGATCTCATGGCCGCCGACCTCCGATTTGCAGTCGCAAGCGTGGTGGCACGCTCGCTGGTCCAGGCCGCGGACGCGCTGGTCCGCCATGTGATGGGCCGCGCCTGGCGGGGAGCCCGTTTCGCAGAAGATATCACGGCTGCTGCCACCATGGTGGCAGCAGCCCGGCACTAGGTTCCGTCAACTCTTTCGGTCGTTCAGGAGAGCTTTCATGATCACGCTTTATGGCTTTGGCGCGGGCTTCGGCCTGCCGGAAATCAGCCCCTTCGTCACCAAGACCGAGGTGCAGCTGAAAATGGCGGGACTGCCCTACTGGAAGGAACGCGCGATGCCGCCCGCCTCGCCCAAGGGGCAATTGCCGTTCATCGACGACGGCGGCGAGGCTGTGGCCGATTCCACCTTCATCCGCGCCCATATCGAGCGCTGCTACGGTTTCGATTTCGACGCCGGCCTGTCGCTGGCCGAGCGCGCGCAGGCCTGGGCGTTCGAGCGCATGATCGAGCATCACGTCTATTGGGCGCTGGTCGGCGCGCGCTGGGTCGATCCGGTCAATTTCGCCAAGGGCCCCGCGCATTTCTTCGACGGCGCACCGGAGCACAATCGCGAGAAGCTGCGCGA harbors:
- a CDS encoding TAXI family TRAP transporter solute-binding subunit, with amino-acid sequence MSAEGPTTSPTEPPPPRRPTVIKTNQQQVFLYVVLTLLLSLATVWGGRALLHNSETLTFAVGAPNSDEALFAAKLAAVLKNNASRVRIKIVNNGDNAKALAQFDRKQADLAVLRTDAKVPLRARTLAILEHDLVLLLGPGNKKIKSLAELKKKKVAVVAESESSLAFVRSILDIPDGPDTARIQMAPQGATLDKLFAPSSGFGAVIAIVHASRAVRDKAYEQVAKRGGFTLNAIDEAKALARKFPGLSNETLTAGTLSASPEIPDDDLDTIGLEWLLVAQSRMSASAAGDLARTIYENKSALRLDNGFASRIEPASVEKDAFVMAHQGAADYINDDTKSFMDKYSDLMYLGAAALSVIGSIFAAIYAKITRIAPEKASELSTAILDIGERIEHAHSLDQLECLQDELEGILRGAVIGLRDGTISTDGLDTFKLGYEFVRDEIGMRRDYLKRHAGEADKVAQDTAPPQHDDSKVVVVKTAQSA
- a CDS encoding YkgJ family cysteine cluster protein, producing MEETSPIDLSTCCQNCGACCGYSENWPRFSIESDEELAAIPEALVNARQSGMRCEGDRCSALKGEIGKQTACGIYEVRPEVCRTCMPGDAECAMARRKFGLPIIEAV
- a CDS encoding DUF3307 domain-containing protein, with translation MLLLTFKHIIADFVLQTAWMAHGKDQKHGWALPLLVHCLIHLAVALPLILIVAPKFWFVALIDFVIHMTIDRAKGLVSANFGVDLQHPWFWTLIGVDQALHHLTGFGLSIFMAAN
- a CDS encoding glutathione S-transferase family protein; the protein is MITLYGFGAGFGLPEISPFVTKTEVQLKMAGLPYWKERAMPPASPKGQLPFIDDGGEAVADSTFIRAHIERCYGFDFDAGLSLAERAQAWAFERMIEHHVYWALVGARWVDPVNFAKGPAHFFDGAPEHNREKLREDAQFRVAENYLLSGLGRHGPDDDIDLAVRSLFALSVQLGDKSYLMGNKPCGVDATAFGALAGILTPFFESGLRQRAEGFGNLTAYVDRMMDAYYPEFAWAPLRQAA
- a CDS encoding helix-turn-helix transcriptional regulator — its product is MRRADRLFQIIQVLRRTRKPLTADAIAAELETSKRTIYRDIATLMGQRVPIRGEAGMGYILEKGFDLPPLMLTPDEIEAAVLGAQWVAGHADSTLARAAEDLMAKIADTVPERLRPFVLEPASRARPSWNREPDRLDMARTRAQIHEGKKIMLRYRDEQGRPSERMIWPISVGYLEAVRLLAAWCELRSDFRSFRTDRVVDATYLDDKYPERRDVLRARWRQSLVWGPPKDT